The proteins below are encoded in one region of Paenarthrobacter ilicis:
- the rplF gene encoding 50S ribosomal protein L6 has product MSRIGRLPITVPAGVEVKLDGSVISVKGSKGELSHTVASPIEVSLEENTLTVTRPNDERNSRSLHGLTRTLIANMIQGVTEGYEKKLEIVGTGYRVQAKGSDLEFALGYSHPVSVSAPEGITFVVEGPTKLSVAGINKQQVGEVAANIRKLRKPDPYKGKGVRYAGEVIRRKVGKAGK; this is encoded by the coding sequence ATGTCACGTATTGGACGTCTCCCCATCACCGTTCCTGCCGGAGTTGAGGTCAAGCTCGATGGCTCCGTCATCAGCGTCAAGGGTTCCAAAGGCGAGCTGAGCCACACTGTGGCCAGCCCGATCGAGGTCTCCCTGGAAGAGAACACTCTCACGGTCACCCGCCCGAACGACGAGCGCAACTCGCGTTCGCTGCACGGCCTGACCCGCACCCTGATCGCCAACATGATCCAGGGCGTTACCGAGGGCTACGAGAAGAAGCTTGAAATCGTCGGTACCGGTTACCGCGTTCAGGCCAAGGGTTCTGACCTGGAGTTCGCTCTGGGCTACAGCCACCCGGTCAGCGTCTCTGCACCCGAAGGCATCACCTTCGTAGTAGAGGGTCCGACCAAGCTCTCTGTTGCGGGTATCAATAAGCAGCAGGTCGGCGAGGTTGCTGCCAACATTCGCAAGCTGCGCAAGCCTGACCCCTACAAGGGCAAGGGTGTCCGTTACGCCGGCGAAGTCATCCGCCGCAAGGTCGGAAAGGCTGGTAAGTAA
- the rpmC gene encoding 50S ribosomal protein L29, whose translation MAVGSKDLAPAQLDGFDNERLVEELRKSKEELFNLRFQSATGQLENHGRLRAVKKDIARIYTVLRERELGIRAEVAAPVVEAKEEKKSKKAAKAEKAEVEAGEDAK comes from the coding sequence ATGGCAGTAGGGTCGAAGGATCTCGCACCCGCACAGCTGGACGGTTTCGACAACGAGCGTCTCGTTGAAGAACTCCGCAAGTCCAAGGAAGAGCTGTTCAACCTGCGTTTCCAGTCCGCCACCGGACAGCTGGAGAACCACGGTCGCCTGCGTGCGGTAAAGAAGGACATTGCACGCATCTACACCGTTCTCCGTGAGCGCGAGCTGGGCATTCGTGCCGAGGTTGCCGCACCGGTTGTGGAAGCCAAGGAAGAAAAGAAGTCCAAGAAGGCTGCCAAGGCTGAAAAGGCCGAGGTTGAAGCTGGAGAGGACGCCAAGTGA
- the rpsC gene encoding 30S ribosomal protein S3 → MGQKVNPHGFRLGITTDHVSHWFADSTKPGQRYKDFVREDIKIRQLMSTGMERAGIAKVEIERTRDRVRVDIHTARPGIVIGRRGAEADRIRGELEKLTGKQVQLNILEVKNPEMEAQLVAQGIAEQLTSRVAFRRAMKKAMQSAQRAGAKGIRVACSGRLGGAEMSRSEFYREGRVPLHTLRANIDYGFYEAKTTFGRIGVKVWIYKGDVTAKELAQQAAAAPSRGRAGDRPGRPGGDRRRRNDRPAAEAAPAAVEAPAAEAAAPAAEGGQA, encoded by the coding sequence GTGGGACAGAAAGTAAACCCGCACGGGTTCCGACTCGGCATCACCACCGACCACGTTTCGCACTGGTTCGCTGACAGCACCAAGCCCGGACAGCGCTACAAGGACTTCGTCCGCGAGGACATCAAGATCCGCCAGCTCATGTCCACCGGCATGGAGCGCGCCGGCATCGCCAAGGTTGAGATCGAGCGCACCCGCGATCGTGTCCGCGTGGATATCCACACGGCACGTCCGGGCATCGTGATCGGCCGCCGCGGCGCCGAAGCAGACCGCATCCGCGGCGAGCTCGAAAAGCTCACGGGCAAGCAGGTCCAGCTGAACATCCTCGAGGTCAAGAACCCCGAGATGGAAGCACAGCTTGTTGCCCAGGGCATCGCAGAGCAGCTGACTTCCCGCGTGGCTTTCCGCCGTGCGATGAAGAAGGCAATGCAGTCCGCACAGCGTGCGGGTGCCAAGGGCATCCGTGTTGCTTGCTCGGGCCGTCTGGGTGGAGCAGAAATGTCCCGCTCGGAGTTCTACCGTGAAGGCCGTGTGCCCCTGCACACCCTCCGCGCGAACATCGACTACGGCTTCTACGAAGCCAAGACCACCTTCGGCCGCATTGGCGTGAAGGTCTGGATCTACAAGGGCGACGTCACTGCCAAGGAACTGGCTCAGCAGGCAGCTGCTGCTCCTTCCCGTGGCCGTGCAGGAGACCGCCCGGGCCGCCCGGGTGGCGACCGCCGTCGTCGTAACGACCGTCCGGCAGCTGAGGCAGCACCTGCTGCCGTTGAAGCACCGGCCGCTGAAGCTGCTGCACCTGCAGCAGAAGGAGGACAGGCTTAA
- the rplN gene encoding 50S ribosomal protein L14 codes for MIQQESRLKVADNTGAKEILTIRVLGGSGRRYAGIGDVIVATVKDAIPGGNVKKGDVVKAVIVRTKKERRRADGSYIKFDENAAVILKNDGDPRGTRIFGPVGRELRDKKFMKIVSLAPEVL; via the coding sequence TTGATTCAGCAGGAGTCGCGACTGAAGGTCGCCGACAACACGGGTGCTAAGGAAATCCTTACCATTCGCGTTCTCGGTGGATCTGGCCGTCGCTACGCAGGCATTGGCGACGTCATCGTCGCAACCGTCAAGGACGCTATCCCTGGCGGCAACGTAAAGAAGGGTGACGTCGTGAAGGCTGTCATCGTTCGTACCAAGAAGGAACGCCGCCGTGCGGATGGTTCCTACATCAAGTTTGACGAAAACGCAGCTGTGATCCTGAAGAACGACGGTGACCCCCGCGGTACCCGTATCTTCGGCCCGGTTGGTCGTGAACTTCGCGACAAGAAGTTCATGAAGATCGTTTCGCTGGCCCCGGAGGTGCTTTAG
- the rpsQ gene encoding 30S ribosomal protein S17 yields MSEKETVTEAAASAEQRGYRKTRRGYVVSDKMEKTIVVQVEDRVKHALYGKVIRRTSKVKAHDEENTAGIGDLVLISETRPLSATKRWRLVEILEKAK; encoded by the coding sequence GTGAGCGAGAAGGAAACTGTGACGGAAGCAGCAGCCAGCGCTGAACAGCGCGGTTACCGTAAGACGCGTCGCGGCTACGTTGTCTCTGACAAGATGGAAAAGACCATCGTTGTTCAGGTTGAAGACCGCGTAAAGCACGCTCTGTACGGCAAGGTTATTCGCCGCACCTCGAAGGTCAAGGCTCATGACGAAGAGAACACCGCCGGCATCGGCGACCTCGTTCTCATCTCTGAGACCCGCCCGCTGTCCGCTACCAAGCGGTGGCGTCTGGTGGAGATCCTCGAAAAGGCCAAGTAA
- the rpmD gene encoding 50S ribosomal protein L30 — MAKNLTPSDAQLEITQIKGVIGAKQNQIATLRSLGLKRIGHTVVRSADAVTVGMLNTVPHLVNVEEAK, encoded by the coding sequence ATGGCTAAGAACCTGACTCCCTCCGACGCCCAGTTGGAGATCACCCAGATCAAGGGCGTCATTGGCGCCAAGCAGAACCAGATTGCGACCCTGCGGTCCCTCGGCCTGAAGCGCATTGGACACACCGTTGTCCGTTCCGCTGATGCCGTGACCGTTGGCATGCTCAACACGGTTCCGCACCTCGTGAATGTAGAGGAGGCGAAGTAA
- the rplO gene encoding 50S ribosomal protein L15 produces the protein MAENKTAAEAAEKQNALKVHHLRPAPGAKTAKTRVGRGEGSKGKTAGRGTKGTKARYQVKAGFAGGQLPLHMRLPKLRGFKNPFRVEFQVVNLEKLNELFPEGGTVTVESLVEKGAVRKNQPVKVLGTGDITVKVDVTAHAFSASASEKIAAAGGSTTAL, from the coding sequence ATGGCAGAGAACAAGACCGCCGCAGAGGCTGCTGAGAAGCAGAACGCTCTGAAGGTCCACCACCTGCGTCCCGCCCCGGGTGCCAAGACCGCCAAGACCCGTGTTGGTCGTGGTGAAGGCTCCAAGGGTAAGACCGCTGGTCGCGGTACCAAGGGTACGAAGGCCCGCTACCAGGTAAAGGCTGGCTTTGCCGGCGGCCAGCTGCCGCTGCACATGCGCCTGCCGAAGCTGCGCGGCTTCAAGAACCCGTTCCGGGTTGAGTTCCAGGTTGTCAACCTGGAGAAGCTCAACGAGCTCTTCCCGGAAGGTGGCACTGTCACCGTCGAGTCTCTGGTAGAGAAGGGTGCAGTTCGCAAGAACCAGCCCGTCAAGGTGCTGGGCACCGGCGACATCACCGTCAAGGTTGACGTCACCGCCCACGCATTCTCCGCCAGCGCTTCGGAGAAGATTGCTGCAGCAGGCGGATCCACCACTGCCCTCTAG
- the rpsS gene encoding 30S ribosomal protein S19, whose product MPRSLKKGPFVDQHLFVKVARENDKGTKNVIKTWSRRSMIIPDMLGHTIAVHDGRKHIPVFVTESMVGHKLGEFAPTRTFRGHVKDDRKGKRR is encoded by the coding sequence ATGCCACGCAGCCTGAAAAAAGGTCCTTTCGTTGACCAGCACCTCTTTGTGAAGGTCGCACGGGAAAACGATAAGGGCACCAAGAACGTCATCAAGACCTGGTCCCGCCGTTCGATGATCATCCCCGACATGCTCGGGCACACGATCGCCGTACACGACGGACGCAAGCACATCCCGGTGTTTGTCACTGAGTCGATGGTCGGGCACAAGCTCGGCGAATTCGCTCCCACGCGGACATTCCGCGGCCATGTTAAGGACGACCGTAAGGGCAAGCGCCGCTAA
- the rpsH gene encoding 30S ribosomal protein S8, with product MTMTDPVADMLTRLRNANSAYHDTVSMPYSKLKARVADILKAEGYIAGWKEEEAEVGKKLTIDLKFGPNRERSIAGVRRISKPGLRVYAKSTNLPHVLGGLGIAILSTSSGLLTDKQAGKKGVGGEVLAYVW from the coding sequence ATGACTATGACAGATCCTGTCGCAGACATGCTCACGCGTCTGCGCAATGCAAACTCGGCATACCACGACACCGTGTCCATGCCGTACAGCAAACTGAAGGCACGCGTTGCCGACATCCTTAAGGCCGAGGGCTACATCGCCGGCTGGAAGGAAGAGGAAGCAGAGGTTGGCAAGAAGCTGACCATCGACCTCAAGTTCGGTCCCAACCGCGAGCGTTCAATCGCTGGTGTCCGCCGCATCTCCAAGCCGGGTCTCCGCGTTTACGCGAAGTCCACCAACCTGCCGCACGTGCTGGGTGGCCTGGGTATCGCTATCCTGTCCACCTCTTCCGGCCTCCTGACTGACAAGCAGGCCGGCAAGAAGGGCGTGGGCGGCGAAGTCCTCGCGTACGTCTGGTAA
- the rplP gene encoding 50S ribosomal protein L16, which produces MLIPRRVKHRKQHHPGRSGAATGGTKVSFGEYGIQALSPAYVTNRQIESARIAMTRHIKRGGKVWINIYPDRPLTKKPAETRMGSGKGSPEWWVANVKPGRVLFELSGVNEEVAREALRLAIHKLPLKARIVRREGGE; this is translated from the coding sequence ATGCTTATCCCACGTCGAGTCAAGCACCGTAAGCAGCACCACCCGGGTCGTTCCGGCGCTGCTACGGGTGGCACCAAGGTCAGCTTCGGTGAGTACGGTATCCAGGCCCTGAGCCCGGCATACGTCACCAACCGCCAGATCGAATCCGCCCGTATCGCGATGACCCGCCACATCAAGCGTGGCGGCAAGGTCTGGATCAACATCTACCCGGACCGTCCGCTGACGAAGAAGCCTGCCGAAACCCGCATGGGTTCCGGTAAGGGTTCTCCGGAATGGTGGGTCGCAAACGTCAAGCCGGGCCGGGTTCTGTTCGAACTCTCCGGTGTCAATGAAGAGGTAGCTCGCGAGGCACTGCGCCTGGCAATCCACAAGCTGCCGTTGAAGGCACGCATTGTGCGTCGCGAAGGTGGTGAATAG
- the rplE gene encoding 50S ribosomal protein L5 codes for MSETLSANKIVPRLKTKYAEDIKKSLQDEFNYANVNQVPRLVKVVVNMGVGDAAKDSKLIDGAVRDLTLITGQKPQVTKARKSIAQFKLREGMPIGAHATLRGDRMWEFVDRLVSLALPRIRDFRGLNGKQFDGNGNYTFGLTEQVMFHEIDQDSIDRVRGMDITVVTTAKTDDEGRALLKALGFPFKTEN; via the coding sequence ATGAGCGAGACACTGTCTGCAAACAAGATCGTTCCGCGTCTGAAGACCAAGTATGCAGAGGACATCAAGAAGTCCCTGCAGGACGAATTCAACTACGCGAACGTGAACCAGGTTCCCCGCCTGGTGAAGGTTGTTGTGAACATGGGTGTTGGAGATGCCGCCAAGGACTCCAAGCTGATCGACGGCGCTGTCCGCGACCTCACCCTGATCACCGGCCAGAAGCCGCAGGTAACCAAGGCCCGTAAGTCGATCGCACAGTTCAAGCTGCGCGAAGGCATGCCCATTGGTGCACACGCTACCCTGCGTGGCGACCGCATGTGGGAATTCGTGGACCGTCTGGTTTCGCTGGCCCTGCCGCGTATCCGTGACTTCCGCGGCCTCAACGGCAAGCAGTTTGATGGCAACGGCAACTACACCTTCGGTCTGACCGAGCAGGTTATGTTCCACGAAATCGACCAGGATTCCATTGACCGCGTTCGCGGTATGGACATCACGGTTGTGACCACTGCCAAGACCGACGACGAAGGCCGCGCGCTGCTCAAGGCGCTTGGTTTCCCGTTCAAAACCGAAAACTAA
- the rplV gene encoding 50S ribosomal protein L22 — protein sequence MEAKAIARHIRVTPMKARRVVNLVRGKQANEALAILKFAPQAASEPVFKVLQSAMANARVLADRDGIAFDDSDLFISEAFVDEGPTMKRFQPRAQGRAYRIRKRTSHITLVVATPEKEEAR from the coding sequence ATGGAAGCCAAGGCTATTGCGCGTCACATCCGCGTAACGCCTATGAAGGCCCGGCGCGTCGTCAACCTTGTTCGTGGTAAGCAAGCGAATGAGGCTCTGGCAATTCTGAAGTTTGCCCCCCAGGCAGCTTCGGAGCCGGTATTCAAGGTACTTCAGTCAGCAATGGCCAACGCACGTGTCCTCGCGGACCGTGACGGCATTGCGTTTGACGACAGCGACCTGTTCATCAGCGAAGCATTCGTTGATGAAGGCCCGACCATGAAGCGGTTCCAGCCGCGTGCCCAAGGCCGCGCCTACCGCATCAGGAAGCGGACCAGCCACATCACCCTGGTCGTGGCAACCCCCGAGAAAGAGGAGGCTCGCTAA
- the rpsE gene encoding 30S ribosomal protein S5 — translation MTEAVAAEATETAPAADDRRGARRGERGDRGQGRGDRGGRGGRDGGREAEKSQFVERVVTINRVAKVVKGGRRFSFTALVVVGDGNGMVGVGYGKAKEVPAAIAKGVEEAKKSFFRVPRVGSTIPHRVQGEAAAGVVLLRPASAGTGVIAGGPVRAVLECVGIHDILSKSLGSSNAINIVHATVAALKQLEEPASVAARRGLPLDEVAPAALVRALQNQKAGV, via the coding sequence GTGACTGAAGCTGTAGCTGCTGAAGCAACTGAGACCGCACCCGCTGCCGATGACCGCCGTGGCGCTCGTCGTGGCGAGCGTGGCGATCGTGGCCAGGGCCGCGGCGACCGTGGTGGCCGTGGTGGCCGCGACGGCGGTCGTGAAGCCGAGAAGAGCCAGTTCGTAGAGCGCGTTGTCACCATCAACCGCGTCGCCAAGGTGGTCAAGGGTGGTCGTCGCTTCAGCTTCACCGCCCTGGTCGTCGTCGGTGACGGCAACGGCATGGTCGGCGTCGGCTACGGCAAGGCCAAGGAAGTTCCCGCAGCAATCGCAAAGGGCGTTGAAGAGGCCAAGAAGTCCTTCTTCCGCGTTCCCCGCGTTGGCAGCACCATCCCGCACCGCGTGCAGGGTGAAGCTGCTGCAGGCGTAGTCCTGCTGCGTCCGGCTTCCGCCGGTACCGGTGTTATCGCCGGTGGTCCGGTCCGTGCAGTACTGGAGTGCGTGGGTATCCACGACATCCTCTCCAAGTCGCTCGGTTCTTCCAACGCGATCAACATCGTTCACGCGACCGTTGCCGCTCTGAAGCAGCTCGAAGAGCCCGCTTCCGTGGCTGCCCGCCGTGGCCTGCCGCTGGACGAGGTTGCTCCTGCTGCTCTGGTGCGCGCGCTCCAGAACCAGAAGGCAGGTGTTTAG
- the rplX gene encoding 50S ribosomal protein L24, with protein sequence MAKIKKGDLVQVITGAKQERGGDRGKQGKVLRVFPDTNRVLVEGINRVTKHTKVGQSQRGTKTGGIEVVEAPIHVSNVALVDPSTKKPTRVGFRLDTVEKDGRTKTVRIRVSKASGKDI encoded by the coding sequence ATGGCTAAAATCAAGAAGGGTGACCTCGTTCAGGTCATCACCGGCGCCAAGCAGGAACGTGGCGGAGACCGCGGCAAGCAGGGCAAAGTCCTGCGCGTATTCCCGGACACCAACCGCGTGTTGGTAGAGGGCATCAACCGCGTCACCAAGCACACCAAGGTCGGTCAGTCGCAGCGCGGCACCAAGACCGGTGGCATCGAGGTCGTTGAGGCCCCGATCCACGTTTCCAACGTTGCTTTGGTTGACCCGTCGACCAAGAAGCCGACCCGTGTTGGTTTCCGTCTCGACACCGTTGAGAAGGATGGTCGTACCAAGACTGTCCGTATCCGCGTGTCCAAGGCCTCCGGGAAGGACATCTAA
- the rplR gene encoding 50S ribosomal protein L18, with translation MAIAINKKRSNKSKSAARSRRQLRIRKRISGTAVRPRLVVNRSARHVFVQVVDDSKGVTVAYASTLEADLRAFDGDKTAKAKRVGELVAERAKAAGVEAVVFDRGGNKYHGRIAAVADGAREGGLAL, from the coding sequence ATGGCCATCGCAATTAACAAGAAGCGTTCGAACAAGAGCAAGTCTGCTGCACGCAGCCGTCGCCAGCTTCGTATCCGCAAGCGCATCAGTGGAACGGCTGTACGTCCTCGTCTGGTCGTCAACCGCTCCGCACGTCACGTATTCGTCCAGGTTGTCGATGACAGCAAGGGTGTAACCGTGGCTTACGCTTCCACTTTGGAAGCTGACCTGCGCGCATTCGACGGAGACAAGACTGCCAAGGCAAAGCGCGTCGGCGAGCTCGTTGCAGAGCGTGCCAAGGCTGCAGGCGTAGAGGCTGTTGTCTTCGACCGTGGCGGTAACAAGTACCACGGCCGCATCGCCGCCGTCGCTGACGGTGCCCGCGAAGGTGGGCTGGCACTGTGA